From Candidatus Rubrimentiphilum sp., one genomic window encodes:
- a CDS encoding LysM peptidoglycan-binding domain-containing protein yields the protein MGKRRRFTLMPAIMLAALSLMVTVPALSSMHLYAAGTQRYATVVVQPGDTLWAIASARTARSGDVQETIDRIAEVNHLGGSPIVPGQRLHVPISSSSI from the coding sequence ATGGGCAAGCGCAGACGATTCACCTTGATGCCGGCCATCATGCTGGCCGCGCTGAGCCTTATGGTGACGGTGCCGGCTCTCTCGAGCATGCACCTCTACGCGGCCGGAACCCAGCGCTACGCGACAGTCGTCGTGCAGCCCGGCGACACCCTCTGGGCCATCGCCTCGGCGCGGACTGCCCGCAGTGGCGACGTCCAAGAGACCATCGATCGCATCGCTGAGGTCAACCACCTTGGCGGCTCGCCGATCGTTCCGGGCCAGCGCCTCCACGTCCCCATTTCGTCAAGCTCAATATGA